Proteins found in one Pseudomonas sp. P8_241 genomic segment:
- a CDS encoding glycosyltransferase family 2 protein — translation MNPLFDQAQELLNQLAGPGGVSQLFFVLFPYFLLLELPFNTLVLLGVLRWFVRRHSYRPQRSLYQPKVSCIVTCYSEGMDVQQTLLSLCEQTYPGHIEMIPVVDGATLNQPTLHAVRSFRVDPDLYPRRHLRPIAKWQRGGRVSSLNAGLAHASGEIVMALDGDTSFDNNMVSAIVRHFADPTVPAVAGSLRVRNAWSSLTAAMQALEYLLSIHMSKIGLAEWNLVNNISGAFGAFRRSFLIQIGGWDTHTAEDLDITLRIKSYFGRHNLRIPFEPEAVGHTDAPTTLKQFLMQRLRWDGDLFFLYVRKHSHSINPALLGWRSFLMMLVSAFFFQLVLPFIILGYTLVALFTLPGSTLLVLSSLVYLLYLLITAILFGALLFIVSDRPRQDLRLGLLVPIYPLFMLIMRCWSAVAILNEVFRRGHEESSMAPWWVLKKATRF, via the coding sequence ATGAATCCACTCTTTGATCAGGCGCAGGAATTACTCAATCAACTGGCGGGACCAGGTGGTGTGAGTCAATTGTTCTTTGTGCTCTTTCCATATTTCCTGCTACTTGAGTTGCCGTTCAATACTCTAGTGTTGCTGGGCGTGTTGCGTTGGTTCGTGCGACGCCACTCCTACCGCCCCCAACGCAGCCTTTATCAACCGAAAGTATCTTGCATCGTCACCTGTTACAGCGAAGGGATGGATGTGCAGCAGACGCTGTTGAGCCTGTGCGAACAAACCTACCCCGGACACATTGAGATGATACCGGTGGTGGACGGCGCTACTCTGAATCAGCCTACGTTGCATGCGGTACGGAGCTTTCGGGTAGATCCTGATTTGTATCCGCGGCGGCATCTTCGTCCGATTGCCAAGTGGCAACGTGGTGGCCGTGTATCTTCATTGAATGCCGGTCTGGCCCATGCCAGCGGTGAGATTGTGATGGCTCTTGATGGCGACACGTCGTTTGACAACAACATGGTCAGTGCCATTGTGCGGCATTTTGCAGACCCAACGGTGCCAGCCGTGGCTGGCAGCTTACGAGTCCGTAATGCCTGGAGCTCCCTAACCGCAGCGATGCAAGCTCTAGAGTACTTACTCTCGATTCATATGTCGAAAATCGGTCTGGCCGAGTGGAATCTGGTCAATAATATCTCGGGTGCCTTCGGCGCATTTCGTCGCAGTTTTCTTATACAGATTGGTGGCTGGGATACTCACACAGCGGAAGACCTCGATATAACACTGCGTATCAAAAGTTATTTTGGGCGTCATAATTTAAGAATCCCATTTGAACCAGAAGCCGTCGGCCATACCGATGCTCCAACGACGCTCAAGCAGTTTCTAATGCAAAGACTTCGTTGGGATGGTGACCTTTTTTTTCTGTACGTACGCAAGCACAGCCACAGTATTAATCCAGCTCTATTAGGTTGGCGGAGTTTTTTAATGATGCTCGTCAGTGCCTTCTTTTTTCAGTTGGTGTTACCTTTCATCATTCTTGGCTACACCTTAGTAGCATTGTTCACTCTGCCTGGCTCGACGCTATTGGTCTTGTCGTCGCTGGTTTATTTGCTGTATTTGTTGATCACCGCAATATTGTTCGGTGCCTTGCTATTTATTGTTTCCGATCGACCTCGACAGGACTTGCGACTAGGGTTGCTGGTTCCGATTTATCCACTGTTCATGTTGATCATGCGCTGCTGGAGTGCGGTTGCCATACTCAATGAGGTGTTCCGTCGTGGCCATGAGGAAAGCAGCATGGCTCCATGGTGGGTATTGAAAAAAGCCACAAGGTTCTAA
- a CDS encoding diguanylate cyclase: protein MPTSTPRIAVLGNFTSGFGALELERFADLDSLLAVSAFDVLLLDIPGASAGQLLRKLRVDTAYRSSLIYCCRDMDAWCEALGDGAPPADLQEVTSLWRLWRARFRLFNSGGASDRFESRVLSWLWLHSSAEVCALRDPEVPQHYRYPLLEILAEDEKANTFVWLTLMAQQNWLEEGVLVDRIRLCSGCGSGRLNYVDVCAECQALDISRQPSLHCFTCGHVGPQESFLKDGTLLCPNCLNRLRHIGSDYDRPLENYRCRSCQAFFVDADVQARCLDCGLAHAPDKLRVREIRHYRLSEAGRLRCRQGFNNEVVAVNHFGQLNLLGGKDFYDLLTWQIQIVRRYQQPAFSLIGLRFVNLADTLLRLGEHRGHAFVDSLVDRLQKTVRETDRCSRSSEEFLWLMLPHTGAEGLLSVKQRLAKVAELFSAPEVSQIFLRVVSFTAPQDLLEQEDGELLLARLASELA, encoded by the coding sequence ATGCCCACTTCAACTCCACGCATTGCTGTACTTGGCAATTTCACTTCGGGTTTTGGCGCCTTAGAACTGGAACGCTTTGCTGATCTGGACAGCCTTTTAGCCGTTTCCGCGTTTGATGTGTTGCTGCTTGACATACCCGGCGCCTCTGCTGGGCAACTCCTTCGTAAGTTGCGTGTAGATACTGCTTATCGGTCCAGTCTAATTTACTGCTGCCGTGATATGGACGCCTGGTGCGAAGCGCTGGGCGATGGTGCTCCCCCTGCTGATCTCCAGGAAGTAACGTCACTCTGGAGATTGTGGAGAGCACGGTTCAGACTCTTTAATAGCGGGGGGGCATCTGATCGATTTGAAAGTCGGGTGCTTTCGTGGTTGTGGTTACACTCCAGCGCAGAAGTGTGTGCACTACGCGATCCAGAGGTGCCTCAGCATTATCGCTACCCATTGCTGGAGATTTTGGCCGAGGATGAGAAGGCCAATACGTTCGTTTGGTTGACACTGATGGCCCAGCAAAACTGGTTGGAGGAAGGGGTGTTGGTTGATCGCATCCGACTCTGTTCAGGCTGCGGTTCGGGTCGTTTGAACTATGTTGATGTGTGCGCCGAATGCCAGGCCTTAGACATTTCACGTCAGCCGTCACTGCACTGCTTTACCTGTGGTCATGTCGGTCCGCAAGAGAGTTTTCTGAAAGACGGGACATTACTTTGTCCTAACTGTCTGAACCGGTTGCGACATATTGGCAGCGACTATGACCGACCACTAGAGAACTATCGCTGCCGGTCGTGCCAAGCATTTTTCGTTGATGCCGATGTCCAGGCGCGTTGCCTGGATTGTGGCTTGGCGCATGCACCTGACAAGCTTCGGGTGCGCGAAATCAGGCACTACCGCTTGTCTGAAGCAGGGCGTTTACGCTGCCGCCAAGGCTTTAACAATGAGGTGGTCGCGGTCAATCACTTCGGTCAACTCAATTTATTGGGAGGTAAGGATTTCTATGACCTGCTCACTTGGCAAATCCAAATCGTACGCCGCTATCAGCAGCCGGCGTTTTCACTGATTGGTTTACGCTTTGTCAACCTGGCCGATACGCTGCTTCGCCTTGGCGAGCACCGCGGGCATGCGTTCGTGGACAGTTTGGTCGATCGTTTACAAAAAACAGTCAGGGAAACCGATCGGTGCTCTCGAAGTTCGGAAGAGTTCCTCTGGCTTATGCTCCCGCACACGGGGGCCGAAGGACTGCTGAGTGTCAAACAGCGTCTGGCGAAAGTCGCCGAGTTATTCTCGGCACCTGAGGTCAGTCAGATATTTCTTCGTGTTGTCAGCTTCACTGCACCCCAAGATTTGCTTGAACAGGAGGACGGCGAATTGTTGTTGGCCCGTCTGGCCAGCGAGCTGGCTTGA
- a CDS encoding alpha/beta hydrolase produces MLKSLINCAAMMLALAGCSSPQVKLNEWARTNGSMTEVIKSVHFPIQTLTPAHFKPGNRLTFYIEGDGHAWATSSQPSLDPSPHAFNVAALATRNHPGIYIARPCQFVMSQACTPSVWSNARFSSNVIESISEVIDVVKGRYGASSIELIGYSGGATVALLLAEQRNDVSQLQTIAGNLDPAEWVKRHGLSPLTGSLEPSRDAAHVRNIAQRHFIGSDDRIIDPELTLDHLKDKAFRCMQLVALPGDHVTVLEAFDSRLLEKPIVCD; encoded by the coding sequence ATGCTAAAGAGCCTTATAAATTGTGCTGCAATGATGCTGGCGCTTGCAGGCTGCTCAAGTCCGCAGGTGAAACTCAACGAATGGGCTCGGACGAATGGATCGATGACGGAGGTGATCAAGTCCGTTCACTTCCCAATCCAGACACTGACACCTGCCCACTTCAAACCCGGCAATCGGCTGACTTTTTACATTGAAGGCGATGGCCATGCATGGGCAACAAGCTCGCAGCCAAGCCTAGACCCTTCTCCGCATGCCTTCAATGTCGCCGCATTGGCTACGCGAAACCACCCGGGCATTTACATAGCAAGGCCCTGCCAGTTTGTCATGAGCCAAGCCTGTACGCCGTCGGTGTGGAGCAACGCCCGATTTAGCTCAAACGTTATCGAGTCCATCAGCGAGGTCATCGACGTAGTCAAGGGCAGATATGGTGCGTCTTCCATAGAACTCATCGGATACTCGGGGGGAGCGACGGTGGCACTACTGCTCGCCGAGCAACGCAATGACGTCAGCCAGTTACAGACTATTGCAGGCAATCTGGACCCCGCCGAGTGGGTGAAGCGCCATGGCTTGTCGCCGCTGACTGGCTCTCTCGAACCATCGCGCGATGCTGCACACGTCAGGAACATTGCACAGAGGCATTTTATCGGCAGCGATGATCGCATTATTGATCCGGAGCTGACTCTTGATCATTTGAAGGACAAAGCGTTTCGCTGTATGCAGCTGGTGGCCTTACCCGGCGATCATGTCACTGTCTTGGAGGCGTTCGATTCGCGGCTTCTGGAAAAGCCAATTGTTTGCGACTGA
- a CDS encoding autotransporter domain-containing protein, whose amino-acid sequence MYLKQSLLAVAVSFAYASAAHAIDGSVISNAVFVEGFTNKTSVTGSGDGSVGLHLLDVVVGNRQPDDGELYNGDIVNKAQVTASGADSNAMTIEQTPRPVFYQVMAGSFTNQSIIQAVGEGSTGLHLSGAVLGGVLQNDGRISGGGVGLDLDSTRNADDAPYNSLSSSIQSIDNAGVIEGISADGLSGRGILVDGVNFTNPEKGITNTGTIRGGAIGIDLDQFTMNPSDYNLPPVDNKRLQINAVSGLIQGGSYAIYGANGRADLNIGEAGSSDLSSIVGNINGIDRILVNGNGLINASMIEADKLRVAENATLTLAAPHTTLDGDFNLLSGATLGLPLSVETKPDTPVLTVTGTADLASGSTVIINAKGTDFAQGGAHYNLISAQTLNIAPNVVIKSSSSLLTVDSSTLADGKLNLKVTSVGSEETGTVIENGGGDATVQGAAQSFMSVAELLGNSNPNDPVLKALIAAGSDAEAIAKVAKQLSPEVNGGAASAANSSITLVNNAISSRSSNLRAGQSSGDMLSGTGAWFQILSNHANQDVRSGVDGYDANSRGFAIGADHKLNDNTVLGVAYSYVKTNVDSDNGNKTDVENNALTAYGTWTEGNYFIDGGLSYGIGKNDSKRYISGTTAKGNYDSDMIGLNVITGYGFHFEDNLLVEPRVTARYTNLSIDGFSEHGSSAALKTGDQRLEVGEVGAGLRVASSFDLGKGTLEPEFKLMTYHDLIADKSSTTSAFTLGGTSFVATGVTPTRNSYEAGIGADYKLGAVTIGGSYERLMKTGFDADAFTAKVRYDF is encoded by the coding sequence ATGTACCTCAAGCAGAGCCTCTTGGCGGTCGCCGTATCATTCGCCTATGCATCCGCCGCCCATGCCATCGATGGCAGCGTCATTTCCAACGCAGTTTTTGTTGAAGGTTTTACCAACAAAACCTCGGTAACCGGTAGCGGAGATGGCTCGGTAGGCCTGCATTTGCTTGATGTCGTTGTGGGCAATAGACAGCCCGATGATGGAGAGCTCTATAACGGGGATATCGTCAATAAGGCGCAGGTGACGGCCAGCGGCGCTGATTCAAATGCAATGACCATCGAGCAGACTCCCCGTCCAGTCTTCTACCAAGTCATGGCCGGCTCGTTCACCAACCAATCCATCATCCAGGCAGTCGGTGAAGGGTCCACAGGCCTTCATCTCTCGGGCGCTGTGCTTGGAGGTGTGCTTCAGAACGATGGACGGATTTCCGGTGGCGGCGTCGGCCTGGATCTAGACAGCACGCGCAATGCCGATGATGCCCCTTACAACTCCCTCTCGTCCTCAATCCAGAGTATCGATAACGCTGGCGTAATCGAGGGCATCAGTGCGGATGGCCTCTCGGGGCGCGGTATATTGGTGGACGGTGTCAACTTCACCAACCCGGAGAAAGGCATCACCAATACCGGCACCATTCGCGGAGGCGCAATTGGTATTGATCTTGATCAGTTCACGATGAACCCCAGCGACTACAACCTCCCACCGGTTGACAATAAACGCCTGCAGATCAATGCCGTCTCAGGCTTAATTCAAGGTGGCAGCTACGCCATCTACGGCGCCAATGGCCGGGCAGATTTGAACATCGGCGAAGCGGGCAGTAGCGACCTTTCGAGCATCGTGGGCAACATTAATGGCATCGACCGGATTCTGGTCAATGGCAACGGCCTGATTAACGCCAGCATGATCGAAGCGGACAAACTTCGAGTCGCCGAGAACGCCACGCTGACCTTGGCGGCGCCACACACCACCTTGGACGGCGACTTCAACCTTTTGTCAGGTGCCACCCTTGGCCTGCCATTGAGCGTCGAGACCAAACCAGACACGCCTGTGCTGACCGTTACCGGCACTGCAGACCTGGCAAGCGGGTCGACCGTGATTATCAACGCCAAGGGGACAGACTTTGCCCAAGGCGGCGCCCACTACAATCTAATCAGCGCTCAAACCCTGAACATTGCTCCAAACGTTGTGATCAAGAGCAGCTCGTCGCTGCTGACCGTCGACAGCTCGACCCTCGCTGACGGCAAGCTGAACCTCAAAGTCACCAGCGTTGGCAGCGAAGAAACCGGCACCGTGATCGAGAACGGCGGCGGTGATGCGACCGTCCAAGGTGCGGCTCAGTCCTTCATGTCGGTTGCCGAACTGCTAGGCAACAGCAACCCGAACGACCCGGTCCTCAAAGCCCTGATTGCTGCTGGCTCTGATGCTGAAGCAATTGCCAAGGTGGCCAAGCAATTGAGTCCTGAAGTGAACGGCGGCGCGGCATCTGCTGCCAACTCGAGCATTACCTTGGTTAACAATGCGATAAGCAGCCGCTCCAGCAACCTGCGCGCAGGCCAGTCTTCGGGCGACATGCTGTCGGGCACTGGCGCGTGGTTCCAGATCCTGTCCAACCATGCCAACCAGGATGTTCGTTCGGGCGTTGACGGTTACGATGCCAACTCCCGTGGTTTCGCCATAGGCGCTGACCACAAGCTGAACGACAATACTGTTTTAGGCGTGGCTTACAGCTACGTGAAAACCAATGTTGACTCCGACAACGGCAACAAGACCGACGTCGAAAACAATGCCCTGACCGCCTACGGCACATGGACCGAAGGCAACTATTTCATCGACGGTGGCCTGTCGTACGGCATAGGCAAGAACGACTCGAAACGCTACATTTCCGGCACCACGGCCAAGGGTAACTACGACAGCGACATGATCGGCCTGAACGTCATCACTGGCTACGGCTTCCATTTTGAAGACAACCTTTTGGTTGAGCCGCGTGTGACGGCACGCTACACCAATCTGTCTATCGACGGTTTCTCTGAACACGGTTCTTCCGCAGCCCTGAAAACCGGCGACCAGCGCTTGGAAGTAGGTGAAGTCGGTGCCGGTTTGCGTGTCGCAAGCTCTTTCGACTTAGGCAAAGGCACCCTGGAGCCCGAGTTCAAGCTGATGACTTACCACGACCTGATCGCCGACAAGTCCAGCACGACTTCGGCGTTCACCCTGGGTGGCACGTCGTTTGTGGCAACGGGCGTGACCCCGACGCGCAACAGCTACGAAGCGGGCATTGGCGCCGACTACAAGCTGGGCGCCGTGACCATCGGCGGCAGCTACGAGCGCCTGATGAAGACCGGCTTCGATGCTGATGCCTTCACAGCAAAAGTGCGCTACGACTTCTGA
- a CDS encoding terminase gpP N-terminus-related DNA-binding protein, which translates to MKMDFNAIDSSTVEGSVVQCLEESLINRTHRILICTHESLRLINPEALHGWRLYVDEVPTTWDCSTHNFSDLSYRKAFGGITDVIKVGDKNRVTAKDDCRTLIEGLANGGDSTLTSDARSILKALLDCRYVVEVGELDTKLKRTVRIIGIKHYIPAFDAAEEAVIMGAEVEKTLLGVTLKGAGWCIRPIEANIDFPGYGNKVEIHPFFRNRSYSKSAALMKAGKFFPDYQEDCLLDAWLKVDVFRIIGNRKSILVAHQWCKPELPIPQGHDDSNIKFIPIDNRGINEYSEYNIAICLQHGNITPIEIRSLNTLAELLSVESTVTPNEIKEAVKYERLYESTLQSVCRTALRSRTSLSNILLFVQDLAIANFLAEKIGNCEINEALSEDYIAPESASRIKRESLKQKAICLWEQKYDIDDIAKEVGKTPRTVSSWLSSHRQLQQADQLEISS; encoded by the coding sequence ATGAAGATGGATTTCAACGCTATCGATAGCAGTACCGTTGAAGGTTCTGTCGTGCAGTGTTTAGAGGAAAGCCTGATCAACCGCACCCACAGGATTCTCATCTGTACCCACGAGTCACTGAGGCTGATCAACCCTGAGGCCTTGCATGGATGGAGACTGTACGTAGATGAAGTCCCGACAACCTGGGATTGTTCGACACACAACTTTAGCGATCTATCCTACCGTAAAGCGTTTGGCGGCATCACCGATGTGATCAAAGTAGGCGATAAGAATAGAGTAACTGCGAAGGACGATTGCCGTACGCTAATTGAAGGACTGGCCAACGGAGGCGATTCAACTCTTACCTCTGATGCACGCAGCATTCTCAAGGCATTACTGGATTGCAGGTATGTTGTTGAAGTTGGAGAGCTCGACACCAAGCTGAAGCGAACCGTCAGAATCATTGGTATTAAACACTACATCCCTGCATTCGATGCAGCAGAGGAAGCGGTGATCATGGGGGCGGAAGTAGAAAAAACGCTTCTTGGGGTTACTCTGAAAGGAGCAGGATGGTGCATTCGCCCCATCGAGGCAAACATAGATTTTCCTGGGTATGGAAACAAGGTAGAGATACACCCTTTCTTCAGGAACAGGTCTTACTCTAAAAGCGCAGCACTTATGAAGGCAGGCAAGTTTTTTCCAGACTATCAAGAAGATTGTCTACTAGATGCATGGCTGAAAGTCGATGTGTTTAGAATTATCGGAAACAGGAAATCAATTCTAGTGGCACATCAGTGGTGCAAACCTGAACTTCCAATTCCACAAGGCCATGACGATAGCAATATAAAATTCATCCCCATCGACAACAGGGGCATCAACGAGTATTCCGAATATAACATTGCCATTTGCCTACAGCACGGCAACATAACCCCAATCGAAATCAGGAGTTTGAATACACTTGCAGAACTACTCTCTGTCGAGAGCACAGTAACCCCCAATGAAATCAAGGAAGCAGTTAAGTATGAACGACTCTACGAGTCCACCCTTCAATCTGTTTGCAGAACTGCCCTGAGGTCAAGAACAAGCCTATCCAATATCTTGTTATTTGTGCAAGACCTAGCTATCGCAAACTTCCTCGCAGAAAAGATAGGCAATTGCGAGATCAACGAAGCTTTATCTGAGGATTACATAGCGCCAGAGTCTGCCTCAAGAATTAAGAGAGAAAGTCTAAAACAGAAGGCCATCTGCCTTTGGGAGCAGAAGTACGACATCGATGACATCGCCAAAGAGGTCGGGAAGACCCCGAGAACGGTAAGTAGCTGGCTCAGCTCGCACCGACAGTTGCAGCAAGCAGACCAGTTGGAAATTTCTTCTTAG
- a CDS encoding GGDEF domain-containing protein — protein sequence MIAVIGVTDRYHRQRALMVEGQQILLMHRSGWLYATLVRQLTIHKLRHSLLLANPLPTGCLPDQYITEQQRAAETLTDVSEELSQYTLRIPIRQVAAMPSPLAPKMRLTKGGIQMTSRQLLGYSCNGPYAVIRETQTLLQPLPLPPRSAVGPALVDTLIVHVAVSHGLEAPLYVDIHFTDDKVDLMPATAGYWPTTPLTKEQVEERFVRNIVDPQNALQLHFYSELLTSNFMPLFLSWNGLALLMLAGMLASVLLIIWLAGQLIDAYGVQHRAATRDFLTGLYNRRGAMALAEAELARATRTPSSLCVLMLDIDYFKRVNDTYGHDGGDEVLKFFAQLLILTVRQHDLVSRLGGEEYLILLPDTDLTGAQSMAERLLQVLHDSTLDYAGTTIGVTCSIGITAWRGPEDNIQAMLIRGDLLLYQAKQQGRDRYVSDEHLSTIN from the coding sequence GTGATTGCGGTAATCGGGGTGACCGACCGTTATCACCGCCAGCGCGCTCTGATGGTGGAGGGGCAACAAATATTGCTGATGCATCGGAGCGGTTGGCTCTATGCCACCTTAGTACGCCAGTTGACAATCCATAAACTGCGACATTCACTGCTTCTGGCAAACCCCCTACCGACCGGGTGTCTGCCAGACCAATACATTACCGAGCAACAGCGCGCCGCAGAGACCTTAACTGACGTTAGCGAAGAGCTGTCTCAATACACATTGCGAATACCCATACGTCAAGTGGCTGCGATGCCCAGCCCGCTAGCGCCAAAGATGCGTTTGACGAAGGGTGGCATTCAGATGACCAGTCGCCAGCTTCTGGGTTACAGCTGCAATGGGCCTTACGCAGTGATCCGGGAAACACAGACCCTGTTACAGCCGTTACCGCTACCGCCGCGGTCGGCCGTCGGACCGGCGCTTGTCGATACGCTTATCGTGCATGTCGCCGTGAGCCACGGCTTAGAGGCCCCCTTGTATGTCGATATTCACTTCACCGACGACAAGGTAGATCTGATGCCTGCCACAGCCGGCTACTGGCCCACCACACCGCTTACCAAGGAACAAGTCGAGGAGCGCTTTGTCCGGAACATAGTGGATCCTCAAAATGCTCTGCAATTGCATTTCTATAGTGAACTCCTGACATCGAATTTCATGCCGCTGTTCCTAAGCTGGAATGGTCTCGCTTTATTAATGCTGGCCGGCATGCTTGCCAGTGTTTTGCTGATCATTTGGCTGGCGGGGCAATTGATTGATGCCTACGGGGTACAGCATAGAGCCGCAACCCGCGACTTTCTTACCGGGTTGTACAACCGACGGGGTGCGATGGCGTTGGCGGAGGCGGAATTGGCCAGGGCCACGCGTACGCCCAGTTCGTTGTGTGTATTGATGCTGGATATTGATTACTTCAAACGGGTCAATGACACCTACGGCCATGACGGGGGAGATGAGGTGCTGAAGTTTTTTGCCCAACTACTTATCCTGACTGTACGCCAACATGACCTGGTCTCCCGACTCGGCGGGGAAGAGTACCTCATCCTACTGCCGGATACCGATCTGACCGGCGCACAATCGATGGCCGAGCGCTTGTTGCAGGTCTTGCACGACTCGACACTCGACTATGCCGGAACAACCATTGGCGTCACCTGTAGCATAGGTATCACAGCTTGGCGCGGGCCGGAAGACAACATTCAGGCCATGCTTATCCGTGGCGATCTTTTGCTTTACCAAGCTAAACAACAAGGCCGTGACCGCTATGTAAGTGATGAACACTTATCAACTATCAATTGA
- a CDS encoding site-specific integrase, producing the protein MANFRLLPSGNWNAQVRAKGKSPQSKTFSTKAEAESWAKQIEAVTMDRKHHTIYTLGMTYCETMLKGKSSYDHALKIVEHLGRHFTQPIHEITPQMINDFKIMRLKKVKPSTCRTQLAFMSRFYRFAKRGLLINIHNPVSDIALPKPDRSSDKVVRASELQRLLAKLSPTMQLIVELAYETAMRRSEILKLTKDCLHLKDRIADVIDGKNGTRSVPLTHRAVEILQLAQLWATVAGHPCGQIFTVTPHAVSQAVRLARVKAGLDSSVRLHQLRHTRITNVAKKGFNNAQIMIVSGHRDTRSVARYSHLNVKDVLHLID; encoded by the coding sequence ATGGCTAATTTCCGATTACTCCCATCCGGCAACTGGAACGCTCAAGTACGGGCAAAAGGTAAATCTCCACAGTCGAAAACCTTCAGCACCAAGGCTGAAGCAGAGTCATGGGCGAAGCAGATCGAAGCCGTGACGATGGATCGCAAGCATCACACCATTTATACGTTGGGCATGACCTACTGCGAAACGATGCTCAAGGGAAAAAGCAGCTACGACCACGCACTGAAGATCGTGGAGCATCTGGGTAGGCACTTCACTCAGCCCATTCATGAAATCACGCCGCAGATGATCAATGACTTCAAGATCATGCGATTGAAGAAGGTCAAGCCATCCACATGCAGAACGCAACTCGCATTCATGTCCCGCTTCTACAGGTTCGCCAAACGCGGCCTACTGATCAACATTCACAATCCTGTCAGCGACATCGCACTCCCAAAGCCTGATCGCTCTTCCGATAAGGTTGTCCGTGCAAGCGAGCTTCAGCGATTACTAGCGAAACTGTCTCCCACCATGCAACTCATTGTCGAACTTGCCTACGAGACTGCCATGCGGCGATCCGAAATCCTGAAGCTGACGAAAGACTGCCTGCATCTTAAGGATCGCATTGCCGACGTGATCGACGGGAAGAACGGCACAAGGTCCGTCCCCCTCACCCACCGCGCAGTGGAAATACTTCAGCTCGCTCAACTCTGGGCCACTGTGGCAGGACACCCGTGCGGTCAAATATTCACGGTCACTCCACATGCCGTATCACAGGCTGTGCGATTGGCACGTGTGAAGGCGGGCTTAGACAGTAGCGTTCGATTGCACCAACTCAGGCACACCAGAATAACGAACGTCGCAAAGAAGGGATTCAACAACGCTCAGATCATGATCGTGTCAGGTCACCGGGACACTCGATCCGTGGCCCGCTACTCGCATCTCAATGTCAAAGATGTTTTGCACCTTATTGACTGA